From the genome of Pseudomonas sp. Teo4, one region includes:
- the tilS gene encoding tRNA lysidine(34) synthetase TilS: protein MINLTPWLNAPAWHIAFSGGLDSTVLLHLLADYARHHATPPLHAIHIHHGLQPAADSWPAHCRSVCERLGIELTIIHVQVAPGASLEQAARDARYTAFKQVLGPGEILFTGQHREDQAETLLFRLLRGAGLRGLAAMPEQRPLGQGCLVRPLLATSRQQLHDYAQAHRLEWIEDPSNTDTDFDRNYLRGEVFPLLQQRWPQASANMARCAEHLSEAQGLLDELAQDDLAKAQAGAVLPWLALDSLDLAALITLSPARQRNALQYWLGRRTRLPDSRHWAGWEGLRDAAADAQPIWRLADGRLMRSHGRIWWLSGDWLQMPGAGLAWAAPDSALTLPGNGCVRLLATEPADNLRIAYRQGGEVLDIPGRGRRDLKRLLNELQVPHFVRPRLPLLYRGERLLAVANLPELAQADCQLHWLPPTNAQGLS, encoded by the coding sequence ATGATCAACCTCACCCCCTGGCTCAACGCCCCCGCCTGGCACATCGCCTTCTCCGGCGGTCTCGACTCCACTGTCCTTCTGCACCTGCTGGCCGATTACGCCCGCCACCACGCAACGCCTCCGCTGCATGCCATCCACATCCATCACGGCTTGCAACCCGCCGCCGATTCCTGGCCAGCGCATTGCCGCAGCGTCTGTGAACGGCTGGGCATCGAGCTGACCATCATCCACGTCCAGGTCGCACCCGGTGCGAGCCTCGAACAGGCTGCTCGCGATGCCCGCTACACGGCATTCAAGCAAGTGCTTGGCCCTGGCGAAATCCTGTTTACCGGCCAGCATCGCGAAGACCAGGCCGAGACCCTGCTTTTCCGCCTGTTGCGCGGCGCCGGCCTGCGTGGCTTGGCCGCGATGCCCGAGCAGCGACCGTTGGGGCAGGGCTGCCTGGTCAGGCCGTTACTGGCCACATCGCGCCAGCAATTGCACGACTACGCCCAAGCCCACCGACTTGAATGGATCGAGGACCCCTCGAACACCGATACGGACTTCGACCGCAATTACCTGCGCGGCGAGGTGTTCCCCCTTTTGCAGCAACGTTGGCCGCAAGCCAGCGCGAACATGGCGCGCTGCGCCGAGCATCTGAGCGAGGCGCAGGGGTTGCTCGATGAGTTGGCTCAAGACGACTTGGCCAAGGCACAAGCCGGGGCAGTACTCCCTTGGCTTGCATTGGATTCACTCGATCTGGCCGCGCTCATCACGTTGTCGCCTGCGCGTCAGCGCAACGCGCTGCAGTATTGGCTCGGCCGACGAACCCGGCTGCCCGATAGCCGGCACTGGGCGGGGTGGGAAGGGTTGCGTGACGCGGCTGCGGATGCGCAGCCGATCTGGCGACTTGCCGATGGTCGGCTGATGCGCAGCCATGGCCGCATCTGGTGGTTGAGTGGCGATTGGCTGCAGATGCCTGGCGCCGGGCTCGCCTGGGCGGCTCCCGACAGCGCGTTGACGTTGCCGGGCAATGGCTGCGTTCGTCTGCTTGCAACAGAACCCGCAGACAATCTGCGCATCGCTTATCGTCAGGGCGGCGAGGTGCTGGACATTCCCGGCCGCGGGCGGCGCGACCTCAAGCGCCTGCTGAACGAGTTGCAGGTTCCGCATTTCGTGCGCCCACGCCTACCGCTGCTGTACCGTGGCGAGCGCTTGCTGGCGGTGGCCAACCTGCCCGAGCTGGCGCAGGCGGATTGCCAGCTTCACTGGCTACCTCCGACGAACGCACAAGGTTTGAGCTGA
- a CDS encoding acetyl-CoA carboxylase carboxyl transferase subunit alpha → MNPNFLDFEQPIADLQAKIEGLRLVGNDNSLNISDEIARLQDKSNTLTESIFGNLTSWQIARLARHPRRPYTLDYLEHIFTEFEELHGDRHFSDDAAIVGGTARLDGKPVMVIGHQKGREVREKVRRNFGMPRPEGYRKACRLMEMAERFKMPILTFIDTPGAYPGIDAEERNQSEAIAWNLRVMARLKTPIIATVIGEGGSGGALAIGVCDQLNMLQYSTYSVISPEGCASILWKTADRAADAAEAMGVTAERLKSLNIVDKVIQEPLGGAHRDPAKMSESIRADLVQQLDMLGKLDNDALLARRYERLMSYGL, encoded by the coding sequence ATGAACCCGAACTTTCTCGATTTCGAACAGCCGATTGCCGACCTGCAAGCCAAGATCGAAGGGCTGCGCCTGGTGGGTAACGACAACTCGCTGAACATCAGCGATGAAATTGCCCGTCTGCAAGACAAGAGCAACACCCTGACCGAAAGCATCTTCGGCAACCTGACCAGCTGGCAGATCGCCCGCCTGGCCCGTCACCCGCGTCGTCCTTACACCCTGGACTACCTCGAGCACATCTTCACCGAGTTCGAAGAGCTGCACGGTGACCGTCACTTCTCCGATGACGCCGCCATCGTTGGTGGTACTGCGCGTCTGGATGGCAAGCCGGTGATGGTCATCGGCCATCAGAAAGGTCGCGAAGTGCGTGAGAAGGTGCGCCGCAACTTCGGCATGCCGCGTCCGGAAGGCTACCGCAAGGCCTGCCGCCTGATGGAAATGGCCGAACGCTTCAAGATGCCGATCCTGACTTTCATCGACACCCCGGGTGCTTACCCAGGTATCGACGCTGAAGAGCGTAACCAGAGCGAAGCCATCGCCTGGAACCTGCGTGTCATGGCGCGCCTGAAAACGCCGATCATCGCCACCGTGATTGGTGAAGGTGGTTCCGGCGGCGCACTGGCCATTGGCGTGTGCGACCAGCTGAACATGCTGCAGTATTCCACCTACTCGGTGATTTCGCCGGAAGGCTGCGCTTCGATTCTGTGGAAGACCGCCGACCGTGCGGCCGACGCGGCCGAGGCCATGGGCGTCACCGCCGAGCGCCTGAAGAGCCTGAACATCGTCGACAAGGTCATCCAGGAGCCGCTCGGCGGCGCCCACCGTGACCCTGCAAAGATGTCCGAAAGCATCCGTGCCGACCTGGTCCAGCAGCTGGACATGCTCGGCAAGCTCGACAATGACGCACTGCTGGCGCGCCGTTACGAGCGCCTGATGAGCTACGGTCTCTGA